Proteins co-encoded in one Halorussus vallis genomic window:
- a CDS encoding class I adenylate-forming enzyme family protein — MDKSAFGDAARSGNVARLHDETAERHAADTALEMDGAEMTHGRLRDRSARFAGGLRERGADVGDRVLVYLPNCPEYVVATLGALKAGAVASPMNPQYKAREIGHQLADTGASVIVTHAALREHLTEALGETDASPTVVTVGPADDLPEGDAAFEDVNGEPITIDREGDDVALQPYTSGTTGEPKGVLLTHGNLRAQAFSGFELVDVDPGEDRSLAVLPLYHITGFVHSTWQTLVRGGTVHLRDPAGWDAEDAMRTIEEVGITGFIGVAAMYVDLVNHEAFGEYDLSSLRETGQGGAKMPVAVQREFESVAGVDTWEGYGLTETTAATHTGAGSTFGHRLGTIGQPLRMTDAKIVDERGDEVPPGEEGELLVRGPQVMKGYHDLPEANDAAFTDEGYFRTGDVARRDAENYYEIIDRKKHMINTAGYNVYPSEVEELLFEHEGVADAAVVGIPDDRRGETVKAFVVPAPDAAPTAEEIRQFCLENLAEYKHPREVEFVEELPRTASGKVRKFKLVEDEESRQ; from the coding sequence ATGGACAAGTCCGCGTTCGGTGACGCCGCGCGCTCGGGCAACGTCGCGCGCCTCCACGACGAAACGGCCGAGCGCCACGCCGCCGACACGGCGCTCGAGATGGACGGTGCGGAGATGACCCACGGTCGACTCCGGGACCGCTCGGCGCGATTTGCCGGCGGACTCCGCGAACGCGGGGCCGACGTCGGCGACCGGGTGCTGGTGTACCTGCCCAACTGTCCGGAGTACGTCGTCGCGACGCTCGGGGCGCTCAAGGCCGGCGCGGTAGCGTCGCCGATGAATCCCCAGTACAAGGCGCGTGAGATCGGCCACCAGCTCGCCGACACCGGGGCGTCGGTCATCGTCACCCACGCCGCGCTCCGCGAACACCTGACCGAGGCGCTCGGCGAAACCGACGCGAGTCCGACTGTTGTCACGGTGGGTCCCGCCGACGACCTTCCGGAGGGCGACGCGGCGTTCGAGGACGTCAACGGAGAGCCGATAACCATCGACCGCGAGGGCGACGACGTCGCGCTCCAGCCGTACACCAGCGGGACAACCGGCGAGCCAAAGGGCGTGCTCCTCACCCACGGGAACCTCCGGGCGCAGGCGTTCTCTGGGTTCGAACTGGTCGACGTCGACCCCGGCGAGGACCGGAGCCTGGCGGTCCTACCGCTGTACCACATCACCGGCTTCGTCCACTCGACGTGGCAGACGCTGGTCCGGGGCGGAACCGTCCACCTTCGCGACCCCGCCGGATGGGACGCCGAGGACGCCATGCGGACCATCGAGGAGGTGGGAATCACGGGGTTCATCGGCGTCGCGGCGATGTACGTCGACCTGGTCAACCACGAGGCGTTCGGCGAGTACGACCTGTCGAGTCTGCGCGAAACCGGACAGGGCGGCGCGAAGATGCCCGTCGCGGTCCAGCGCGAGTTCGAGTCGGTCGCCGGCGTCGACACCTGGGAGGGTTACGGCCTCACCGAGACGACCGCGGCGACCCACACCGGCGCGGGGTCGACGTTCGGCCACCGACTCGGGACCATCGGCCAGCCACTCCGGATGACCGACGCGAAAATCGTCGACGAACGCGGCGACGAGGTCCCGCCGGGCGAGGAGGGCGAACTGCTCGTCAGAGGACCGCAGGTGATGAAGGGGTACCACGACCTGCCCGAGGCGAATGACGCGGCGTTCACCGACGAGGGGTACTTCCGGACCGGCGACGTCGCGCGCCGCGACGCGGAGAACTACTACGAGATAATCGACCGGAAGAAGCACATGATAAACACGGCGGGGTACAACGTCTACCCCAGCGAAGTCGAGGAGTTGCTGTTCGAACACGAGGGCGTCGCCGACGCCGCCGTGGTCGGCATCCCCGACGACCGGCGGGGTGAGACCGTCAAGGCGTTCGTAGTCCCTGCGCCGGACGCCGCCCCGACCGCCGAGGAGATACGGCAGTTCTGCCTGGAGAACCTCGCGGAGTACAAACACCCCCGCGAGGTCGAGTTCGTCGAGGAACTCCCCCGGACGGCGAGCGGCAAGGTCCGGAAGTTCAAACTGGTCGAGGACGAGGAGTCCCGACAGTGA
- a CDS encoding ABC transporter permease subunit translates to MGFAAVVRKEFLDSVRSYSLFGLALLFALFAAGLAAMEFVPVGYRDSHVDTSTLALLNSMRQPTVFFVPWIGLGMGYNAIAGDHESGRLRLLLGLPNSRAAVVVGKFVGRTAVVAVSILAGYAVAGIVALATFDSFDFVIFGAFTALTVLYGAVYVGIAVGFSAWLKTREWALVGATSLYALFLLGWDVVLLVLQLAIFGREVPEAGLPDWFPFLGLLNPSTAFMHAARAVIPAYREITFYPEADAFYLQDWVGFAVLALWCLGALGLGYRRFRGADLN, encoded by the coding sequence ATGGGTTTCGCTGCAGTCGTCCGAAAGGAGTTCCTCGATTCCGTCCGGTCGTACTCGTTGTTCGGACTCGCGCTCCTGTTCGCGCTCTTCGCCGCCGGTCTCGCCGCGATGGAGTTCGTTCCGGTAGGATACCGGGACAGTCACGTCGACACGAGTACGTTAGCGCTGTTGAACAGCATGCGACAGCCCACCGTCTTCTTCGTCCCGTGGATCGGGCTCGGGATGGGGTACAACGCGATAGCGGGCGACCACGAGAGCGGCCGCCTCCGACTCCTGCTCGGACTGCCGAACTCGAGAGCGGCCGTCGTGGTCGGGAAGTTCGTCGGACGAACCGCGGTGGTCGCGGTTTCGATACTCGCCGGCTACGCCGTCGCGGGAATCGTCGCGCTCGCCACGTTCGACTCGTTCGATTTCGTTATCTTCGGGGCGTTCACGGCGCTGACGGTGCTGTACGGAGCGGTGTACGTCGGCATCGCCGTCGGCTTTTCGGCGTGGCTGAAAACGAGGGAGTGGGCGCTCGTCGGTGCAACGTCGCTGTACGCGCTCTTCTTGCTGGGCTGGGACGTCGTGTTGTTGGTCCTCCAGTTGGCGATATTCGGCCGGGAGGTACCGGAGGCCGGACTGCCGGACTGGTTCCCCTTTCTCGGACTGCTCAACCCCTCGACGGCGTTCATGCACGCCGCGAGGGCCGTCATCCCGGCGTACCGCGAGATAACGTTCTACCCCGAAGCAGACGCGTTCTACCTCCAGGACTGGGTCGGGTTCGCGGTGCTCGCCCTCTGGTGTCTCGGAGCGCTCGGTCTCGGCTACCGCCGCTTCAGGGGCGCGGACCTAAACTGA
- a CDS encoding acyl-CoA synthetase, whose protein sequence is MPWRITLADTYDRAREEFSWDRIPDDYNIARDLLRKHEDPDGPALYQAYLDGTRETYTFADLDDRTDAFARGLAARGVERGDRVAVVVPQKPANPITHLACWKLGAVSLPLSVLFGRDALRYRLEDSGATAVVADESVLDAVRAVADDCPDLEHVVSVDAEDATDGDDTAADADDLQANVEPFEAVYEEGSTAFEIAETDADAPAIIMYTSGSTGPPKGVLHGHGVWLGHCPAFYAYFELDVDASTFWTPADWAWIGALGDLVFPAWHYGRPVVGYPMGGFDAETAYELLEEFEVTDAFLPPTAIRMMMDVEAPTENYDLDLKAVCSGGEPLTPEILDWADEELSGVAVNELYGQTEANLLVANCRRWFEAQAGSMGKPIPGHEVAVLDAETGERQPEGEVGTIAVRREGDPVVFEEYWNQPEKTASVTVQGPDDAAWHLTGDLGYRDAEGYFWFKARDDDVIITAGYRVGPGEVESAILEHSEVEQVGVVGIPDETRGEIIKAFVQPVRGVAGDDALREEIRTLVRDELAKHEYPREIEFLDELPQTTTGKIQRRKLRDRESR, encoded by the coding sequence ATGCCATGGCGCATCACGCTGGCCGACACCTACGACCGGGCCCGCGAGGAGTTCTCATGGGACCGGATACCCGACGACTACAACATCGCCCGCGACCTGTTGCGCAAACACGAGGACCCCGACGGACCCGCGCTCTATCAGGCCTACCTCGACGGAACCCGGGAAACCTACACGTTCGCCGACCTCGACGACCGCACGGACGCGTTCGCCCGCGGGCTGGCGGCCCGCGGCGTCGAGCGTGGCGACCGGGTCGCGGTCGTGGTCCCGCAGAAACCCGCCAATCCCATCACGCACCTCGCGTGCTGGAAACTCGGCGCGGTGTCGCTGCCGCTGTCGGTCCTGTTCGGCCGCGACGCGCTCCGGTATCGCCTGGAGGACTCGGGGGCGACCGCCGTCGTCGCCGACGAGTCGGTGCTGGACGCCGTGCGGGCGGTCGCCGACGACTGCCCGGACCTCGAACACGTCGTCTCAGTCGACGCCGAAGATGCCACCGACGGCGACGATACCGCCGCCGACGCCGACGACCTGCAGGCCAACGTCGAACCCTTCGAGGCGGTCTACGAGGAGGGGTCGACGGCGTTCGAAATCGCCGAAACCGACGCCGACGCGCCCGCGATAATCATGTACACCAGCGGGAGCACCGGCCCGCCGAAGGGCGTGCTCCACGGCCACGGCGTCTGGCTAGGCCACTGCCCGGCGTTCTACGCCTACTTCGAACTCGACGTCGACGCCTCGACGTTCTGGACGCCCGCCGACTGGGCCTGGATCGGCGCGCTCGGCGACCTCGTCTTCCCGGCGTGGCACTACGGCCGGCCCGTGGTCGGCTACCCGATGGGCGGTTTCGACGCCGAGACGGCCTACGAACTCCTCGAGGAGTTCGAGGTCACCGACGCGTTCCTCCCGCCCACTGCCATCCGGATGATGATGGACGTCGAGGCACCGACCGAGAACTACGACCTCGACCTGAAGGCCGTCTGTTCGGGCGGCGAACCGCTCACGCCCGAGATACTCGACTGGGCCGACGAGGAACTGTCCGGCGTGGCCGTCAACGAACTCTACGGCCAGACCGAGGCGAACCTGCTGGTCGCCAACTGCCGGCGGTGGTTCGAGGCGCAGGCGGGGAGCATGGGGAAGCCGATTCCGGGCCACGAGGTCGCCGTCCTCGACGCCGAGACGGGCGAGCGCCAACCCGAGGGAGAGGTCGGCACGATAGCCGTCCGGCGCGAGGGCGACCCGGTCGTCTTCGAGGAGTACTGGAACCAACCGGAGAAGACAGCGAGCGTGACCGTGCAGGGGCCAGACGACGCGGCGTGGCACCTGACCGGCGACCTGGGCTACCGGGACGCGGAGGGCTACTTCTGGTTCAAGGCCCGCGACGACGACGTCATCATCACCGCAGGCTACCGCGTCGGACCCGGCGAGGTCGAGAGCGCCATTCTCGAACACTCGGAGGTCGAACAGGTCGGCGTCGTCGGTATCCCCGACGAGACGCGCGGCGAGATAATCAAGGCGTTCGTCCAACCGGTTCGAGGCGTCGCGGGCGACGACGCACTGCGGGAGGAGATCCGGACGCTCGTCCGCGACGAACTCGCCAAGCACGAGTACCCCCGCGAAATCGAGTTCCTCGACGAACTCCCCCAGACCACGACCGGCAAGATCCAGCGACGGAAGCTTCGGGACCGCGAGAGCAGGTAA
- a CDS encoding phosphotransferase family protein, protein MTEDELTYYDRLVDEDALRDYLAQHLGEPQEFAVAHHQEGHSNETLFVDWDDRGLVVRRPPPGTTAETAHDVLREYRVMDALQDTDVPVPTTVLACEDYSVIGSDFYVMERVEGDVLREREPERFADEAHRRRIGEELVDTLAEIHALDYEVVGLGEFGRPAGYTERQVDRWTQQLQWAFDRTAEERTVPVLEEVGEWLVAECPDDHPHTLVHGDYKLDNVMFGPGTPPKLVGVFDWEMATLGDPLADLGWMLSYWRDPDDPEPATPELTATFMEAEGYPSRRDLVDRYEEATGFEYDDDRFYRTLAVYKLAALGEMFYRRYLEGNSDDPLYPKMEERVPALGERAKRIIDGEEPL, encoded by the coding sequence ATGACCGAGGACGAACTCACCTACTACGACCGACTCGTCGACGAGGACGCACTCCGGGACTACCTGGCCCAGCACCTGGGCGAACCGCAGGAGTTCGCGGTGGCCCACCACCAGGAGGGTCACTCGAACGAGACGCTGTTCGTCGACTGGGACGACCGCGGACTGGTCGTTCGGCGGCCGCCGCCGGGGACCACCGCCGAGACGGCCCACGACGTGCTCCGCGAGTACCGGGTGATGGACGCGCTCCAGGACACCGACGTGCCGGTCCCGACGACCGTACTGGCCTGCGAGGACTACTCGGTCATCGGGAGCGACTTCTATGTGATGGAGCGAGTCGAGGGCGACGTGCTCCGCGAGCGCGAACCCGAGCGATTCGCCGACGAGGCCCACCGCCGGCGAATCGGCGAGGAACTGGTCGACACGCTCGCCGAGATTCACGCGCTCGACTACGAGGTAGTCGGACTCGGCGAGTTCGGCCGACCCGCGGGATACACCGAGCGCCAGGTCGACCGCTGGACCCAGCAGCTCCAGTGGGCGTTCGACCGGACCGCCGAGGAGCGAACCGTGCCGGTGTTAGAGGAGGTCGGCGAGTGGCTGGTCGCCGAGTGCCCCGACGACCATCCGCACACGCTGGTCCACGGCGACTACAAACTCGACAACGTGATGTTCGGGCCGGGGACCCCGCCGAAACTGGTCGGGGTGTTCGACTGGGAGATGGCGACGCTCGGCGACCCGCTGGCCGACCTCGGCTGGATGCTCTCGTACTGGCGCGACCCCGACGACCCCGAACCCGCGACGCCCGAACTGACGGCGACGTTCATGGAGGCGGAGGGGTATCCGAGCAGGCGGGACCTGGTCGACCGGTACGAGGAGGCCACCGGCTTCGAGTACGACGACGACCGGTTCTACCGGACCCTGGCGGTGTACAAACTCGCCGCGCTCGGCGAGATGTTCTACCGGCGCTACCTGGAGGGCAACAGCGACGACCCCCTCTACCCGAAGATGGAGGAGCGAGTCCCCGCCCTCGGCGAGCGCGCCAAGCGCATCATCGACGGCGAGGAACCGCTGTAG
- a CDS encoding SDR family NAD(P)-dependent oxidoreductase: MTDLEAFDLSGTVAVVTGGTRGIGRAIAAGFADAGADVVPTSRTEESVEEAVADVRDRGASSLVHPTDVTDEASIRDLFDRVDDELGGVDCVVNNAGVNPDAALGPPEDVDPVAFDLTVDVNLRGAFTCARTAAESLAERGGSVINVASVGGVVGLPRQHPYVASKHGLVGLTKSVALDWAPDVRINALAPGYVKTDLTEELQANERLRESIVDRTPLARFADPEEIAGPAVFLASDAASFVTGECLAVDGGWTAR; this comes from the coding sequence ATGACCGACCTCGAGGCGTTCGACCTCTCTGGAACCGTCGCGGTCGTCACCGGCGGCACTCGCGGTATCGGCCGCGCCATCGCCGCAGGGTTCGCCGACGCCGGGGCCGACGTGGTGCCGACCTCACGAACCGAGGAGTCCGTCGAGGAAGCCGTCGCCGACGTCCGCGACCGCGGGGCGTCGTCGCTCGTCCACCCGACCGACGTGACCGACGAAGCGTCGATACGCGACTTGTTCGACCGCGTCGACGACGAACTCGGCGGCGTCGACTGCGTGGTGAACAACGCGGGCGTCAACCCCGACGCGGCGCTGGGACCGCCCGAAGACGTCGACCCGGTGGCGTTCGACTTAACCGTCGACGTGAACCTCCGCGGGGCGTTCACCTGCGCCCGGACGGCGGCCGAGTCGCTCGCCGAGCGCGGCGGGAGCGTCATCAACGTCGCCAGCGTCGGCGGCGTCGTGGGCCTGCCCCGCCAGCACCCCTACGTCGCCTCGAAGCACGGCCTCGTCGGCCTCACCAAGAGCGTGGCGCTCGACTGGGCGCCGGACGTGCGAATCAACGCGCTCGCGCCGGGGTACGTGAAGACTGACCTCACCGAGGAACTGCAGGCGAACGAACGACTCCGGGAGTCCATCGTCGACCGGACGCCGCTCGCGCGGTTCGCCGACCCCGAGGAGATAGCCGGCCCGGCCGTCTTCCTGGCCAGCGACGCCGCCTCGTTCGTCACCGGCGAGTGCCTCGCGGTCGACGGCGGGTGGACCGCGCGGTGA
- a CDS encoding zinc-dependent alcohol dehydrogenase, translating to MRALCWHGEGDVRVDEVPDPEIVNPHDAIIEVTATAICGSDLHLYDGYMPTMREGDVLGHEPMGEVVEVGDAVDNLQVGDRVVVPFPISCGSCWFCEEDMYSLCDNSNPNAEMAREVMGQSPAGIFGYSHMLGGYAGGQAEYLRVPYADIGPIKVDSDLPDEQVLFLSDIFPTGYMAAENAEIEDGDTVAVWGCGPVGQFAIQSAWMLGAGRVVAVDRVPERLQMAREHGDAETIDFEEEDVYDRLMSMTGGRGPDRCIDAVGTEAHGAGLMGFADQVKQKAKLEADRPHVLRQAIRCCRKGGTLSIPGVYIGHADNFPAGPMMNKALTVKTGQTHVQRYLDPLLERIEDGDIDPSFVITHDVPLERGPEMYETFRDKEDGCIKAVLTP from the coding sequence ATGAGGGCGCTCTGCTGGCACGGCGAGGGCGACGTCCGGGTCGACGAGGTGCCCGACCCCGAGATCGTCAACCCGCACGACGCGATAATCGAGGTCACCGCCACCGCCATCTGCGGGTCGGACCTCCACCTCTACGACGGCTACATGCCGACGATGCGGGAGGGCGACGTGCTGGGCCACGAACCGATGGGCGAGGTGGTCGAGGTCGGCGACGCCGTCGACAACCTCCAGGTGGGCGACCGCGTTGTCGTCCCCTTCCCGATCTCCTGCGGGTCGTGCTGGTTCTGCGAGGAAGACATGTACTCGCTCTGTGATAACTCGAACCCGAACGCCGAGATGGCCCGCGAGGTGATGGGCCAGTCGCCCGCCGGAATCTTCGGCTACTCCCACATGCTGGGCGGCTACGCCGGCGGACAGGCAGAGTACCTCCGGGTGCCGTACGCCGACATCGGCCCGATAAAGGTCGACTCCGACCTGCCCGACGAGCAGGTGCTGTTCCTCTCGGACATCTTCCCGACGGGGTACATGGCGGCCGAGAACGCCGAGATAGAGGACGGCGACACGGTCGCGGTCTGGGGGTGCGGCCCGGTCGGCCAGTTCGCCATCCAGAGCGCCTGGATGCTCGGCGCGGGCCGGGTCGTCGCCGTCGACCGGGTGCCCGAGCGCCTCCAGATGGCCCGCGAACACGGCGACGCCGAAACCATCGACTTCGAGGAGGAGGACGTCTACGACCGGCTGATGTCGATGACCGGCGGTCGCGGCCCGGACCGCTGTATCGACGCGGTCGGGACGGAGGCCCACGGCGCGGGGCTGATGGGGTTCGCCGACCAGGTGAAACAGAAGGCGAAACTGGAGGCCGACCGACCCCACGTGCTCCGGCAGGCGATTCGGTGCTGTCGGAAGGGCGGGACGCTCTCGATTCCCGGCGTCTACATCGGGCACGCGGACAACTTCCCGGCCGGCCCGATGATGAACAAGGCGCTGACGGTGAAGACGGGCCAGACGCACGTCCAGCGCTACCTCGACCCGCTGCTGGAGCGCATCGAGGACGGCGACATCGACCCCTCGTTCGTCATCACCCACGACGTGCCCCTGGAGCGCGGCCCGGAGATGTACGAGACGTTCCGGGACAAGGAGGACGGGTGCATCAAGGCGGTGTTGACGCCCTGA
- a CDS encoding extracellular solute-binding protein: MTYNGGGVSRRRFVKAVGASGAAAGLSGYVEDGAVGEVQQGGTTTLQWAADADLQGSTWTEQLQPVLYKNGLSKDIEVKVLAGPNVTGNRRAQYQQWLSANRKKPDILYVDSGWTIPFIVRDQLTNLSQLGAFPQSRINRIEKEYFGASVSTAKGPNGDLYALPMFPDFPTMQYNKRHLRQAGYGQSDFQKWATQSMTWKRFSQVTKEAMNNSDVQYGFSFQGSAYEGLSCCDFNEFMTSWGGAYFGNPRKNLFGPIGKRPVTVDEKPVVDAIRMVRTFIHGSQANHTLNGYQGNIAPPAVMQWTEEPSRKPFTAGNAVMHRNWPYAINTSGSQDNLGKDLGVMPIPYAKTEKQTKYPMTGGPVAALGGWHNAINPNSENKEAAAEVLKAMMSTEFKYRLFEVIGNIPPEPPLLTTERAKQVPIMGRYVEQLRIAGENAIPRPVTAVWPQESSKIAQQVNGAFQRGGNPKRAMTQLKSQLQAIEQSA, encoded by the coding sequence ATGACATACAATGGGGGCGGCGTCTCCAGACGCCGGTTCGTCAAAGCGGTGGGTGCATCGGGGGCCGCGGCGGGACTCAGCGGGTACGTCGAAGACGGGGCCGTGGGCGAAGTCCAGCAGGGCGGCACGACCACGCTTCAGTGGGCGGCCGACGCGGACCTGCAGGGGTCGACTTGGACCGAGCAGTTACAGCCGGTCCTCTACAAGAACGGCCTGTCGAAGGACATCGAGGTGAAGGTGCTGGCGGGGCCGAACGTCACGGGCAATCGCCGGGCGCAGTACCAGCAGTGGCTGTCGGCCAACCGGAAGAAACCCGACATCCTCTACGTCGACAGCGGGTGGACGATTCCGTTCATCGTCCGCGACCAGTTGACCAACCTGAGCCAGCTCGGAGCGTTCCCGCAGTCGCGGATTAACCGCATCGAGAAGGAGTACTTCGGCGCGAGCGTCTCGACCGCAAAGGGGCCGAACGGCGACCTCTACGCGCTTCCGATGTTCCCGGACTTCCCGACGATGCAGTACAACAAGCGCCACCTGCGACAGGCCGGGTACGGCCAGTCGGACTTCCAGAAGTGGGCGACCCAGTCGATGACCTGGAAGCGGTTCTCGCAGGTGACCAAGGAGGCGATGAACAACAGTGACGTCCAGTACGGCTTCTCCTTCCAGGGGAGCGCCTACGAGGGGCTGTCGTGCTGTGACTTCAACGAGTTCATGACCAGCTGGGGCGGTGCCTACTTCGGCAACCCCCGGAAGAACCTCTTCGGACCCATCGGTAAGCGTCCCGTCACCGTCGACGAGAAACCGGTCGTCGACGCCATCAGGATGGTCCGGACGTTCATCCACGGTTCCCAGGCCAACCATACCCTGAACGGCTATCAGGGCAACATCGCACCGCCCGCGGTGATGCAGTGGACCGAGGAGCCCTCGCGCAAGCCGTTCACGGCGGGCAACGCCGTGATGCACCGCAACTGGCCCTACGCTATCAACACCAGCGGTTCGCAGGACAACCTCGGCAAGGACCTGGGCGTGATGCCGATTCCGTACGCCAAGACCGAGAAACAGACCAAGTACCCGATGACGGGCGGGCCGGTGGCGGCGCTGGGCGGGTGGCACAACGCCATCAACCCCAACTCCGAGAACAAGGAGGCCGCCGCCGAGGTGCTGAAGGCGATGATGAGCACCGAGTTCAAGTACCGGCTGTTCGAGGTCATCGGCAACATCCCGCCGGAACCGCCGCTGTTGACCACCGAGCGGGCCAAGCAGGTGCCCATCATGGGCCGGTACGTCGAACAGCTCAGAATCGCGGGCGAGAACGCGATTCCTCGGCCGGTCACGGCGGTCTGGCCCCAGGAATCCTCGAAGATCGCCCAGCAGGTCAACGGCGCGTTCCAGCGGGGCGGCAACCCGAAGCGGGCGATGACGCAACTCAAATCCCAGTTGCAGGCCATCGAACAGAGCGCCTAG
- a CDS encoding acyl-CoA dehydrogenase family protein — protein sequence MEYDDSERAREVADRVRSFVEEEVIPVEREHLGGPTVDRETVDELRDRARDYDIYAPQIPEEYGGMGMDFRNVLPVFEEAGRSLLGATAIRVDAPDEGNMHTLELVGTDDQKERWLRPLAAGDIRSGFSMTEPNPGAGSDPKMIRTTAEKDGDEWVINGHKWWTTQGSEADVLLVMARTDQDAHPYEGCSIILVPADTPGVEVVRDIPHLGGGVTGTGHAEIRYDDVRVPEENLLGEENAGFAIAQQRLGPARLTHCMRFSGMAERALEIAKAYASQRTAFDGPLAEKQALRFEVAEAETRLHAVRTMVRHAARQIAAGEEARIEVAMSKTFAANVVQDAIDASIQLCGGNGIGKDLPLADFYENVRQFRIIDGADEVHKRVIARNAFEDVDESEVEHLTRY from the coding sequence ATGGAGTACGACGACTCAGAGCGCGCGAGGGAGGTCGCCGACCGGGTGCGGAGTTTCGTCGAGGAGGAAGTGATTCCGGTCGAACGCGAACACCTGGGCGGTCCGACGGTCGACCGGGAGACGGTCGACGAACTGCGGGACCGCGCGCGCGATTACGACATCTACGCGCCCCAGATACCCGAGGAGTACGGCGGGATGGGGATGGACTTCCGGAACGTATTGCCGGTGTTCGAGGAGGCTGGCCGGAGCCTCCTCGGCGCGACGGCCATCCGGGTCGACGCGCCCGACGAGGGCAACATGCACACGCTCGAACTGGTCGGCACCGACGACCAGAAGGAGCGGTGGCTCCGCCCGCTCGCGGCCGGCGACATCCGGTCGGGGTTCTCGATGACCGAACCCAACCCGGGCGCGGGGTCGGACCCGAAGATGATACGCACGACCGCCGAGAAGGACGGCGACGAGTGGGTCATAAACGGCCACAAGTGGTGGACCACCCAGGGGAGCGAGGCCGACGTCCTGCTGGTAATGGCCCGGACCGACCAGGACGCCCATCCGTACGAGGGCTGTTCCATCATCCTCGTGCCTGCCGACACGCCGGGCGTCGAAGTCGTCCGGGACATCCCGCACCTCGGCGGCGGCGTCACCGGAACCGGCCACGCCGAGATTCGCTACGACGACGTCCGGGTGCCCGAGGAGAACCTGCTCGGCGAGGAGAACGCCGGGTTCGCCATCGCCCAACAGCGCCTCGGTCCGGCCAGGCTCACCCACTGCATGCGCTTTTCGGGGATGGCCGAGCGCGCGCTCGAAATCGCGAAGGCGTACGCCAGCCAGCGGACCGCCTTCGACGGTCCGCTGGCCGAGAAGCAGGCCCTGCGGTTCGAGGTAGCTGAGGCCGAGACCAGACTCCACGCCGTCCGGACGATGGTCCGCCACGCCGCGCGCCAAATCGCCGCGGGCGAGGAGGCCCGCATCGAGGTGGCGATGTCGAAGACGTTCGCGGCGAACGTCGTCCAGGACGCCATCGACGCGTCAATCCAGCTCTGCGGCGGCAACGGCATCGGCAAGGACCTGCCGCTGGCCGACTTCTACGAGAACGTCCGACAGTTCCGCATCATCGACGGCGCCGACGAGGTTCACAAGCGCGTCATCGCCCGGAACGCGTTCGAGGACGTCGACGAGAGCGAAGTCGAGCACCTGACGCGCTACTGA
- a CDS encoding HAD family hydrolase: MTGADPHWRAVFWDIGGVILNADSVRRAHREFVRRVVEEHAPETPVADALETWRAAVGDYFREREGTEFRDARMAYHRAVAEVVGAEIVESEWRPLFEAVSAETLEPNPGAVETVERLAETDLHVGVVSDVDAAEGRRILETFGIDSAFDSITTSEEVGRTKPDPAMFEAALSAAGVPAADAVMIGDRYEHDVEGAAALGLTTVAYGADDGPAVDYAVDDLREILSILGVEDAVDDNRADGAGG, translated from the coding sequence GTGACGGGCGCCGACCCGCACTGGCGGGCGGTGTTCTGGGACATCGGCGGCGTCATCCTGAACGCCGACTCGGTCCGGCGCGCCCACCGGGAGTTCGTCCGGCGCGTCGTGGAGGAGCACGCACCCGAGACGCCGGTAGCGGACGCGCTCGAAACGTGGCGCGCCGCGGTCGGCGACTACTTCCGCGAGCGCGAGGGCACCGAGTTCCGGGACGCCCGGATGGCGTACCACCGCGCGGTCGCCGAAGTCGTCGGCGCGGAGATTGTCGAGTCGGAGTGGCGACCCCTCTTCGAGGCGGTGTCCGCCGAGACGCTCGAACCGAACCCCGGCGCGGTCGAAACCGTCGAGCGACTCGCCGAAACCGACCTTCACGTGGGCGTCGTCAGCGACGTCGACGCCGCGGAGGGCCGCCGAATTCTGGAGACGTTCGGCATCGACTCGGCGTTCGACTCGATCACGACCTCCGAGGAGGTCGGCCGGACGAAACCCGACCCGGCGATGTTCGAGGCCGCCCTGTCGGCCGCCGGCGTGCCGGCGGCCGACGCCGTCATGATCGGCGACCGGTACGAACACGACGTGGAAGGGGCGGCCGCGCTGGGACTGACCACCGTCGCCTACGGCGCCGACGACGGCCCGGCGGTCGACTACGCCGTCGACGACCTGCGGGAGATTCTCTCGATTCTCGGCGTCGAAGACGCCGTAGACGATAACCGTGCCGACGGCGCGGGTGGCTGA